From Synechococcus sp. MW101C3, a single genomic window includes:
- a CDS encoding SpoIID/LytB domain-containing protein: MNWPAGQQLVAQGARALRPLKLGSERLARRLQRTLSPQRRTTLLLTTPLSVVALGIGFYAQSFSQPKPDLDARVMEALLPASTTGEATDPAGEESRLRAIEARRAQQPPAPAQLPDAPASLVEPAAGRPVPLEVRVALLRQAGQPSFSATGPWWLRNGDGQVLAQGQARSPVDLSAGTGANDLWLDTAPGEALLVNGQPYTGRLRLLAERGGITPINHLPLEAYIASVVGAEMPTSWSMEALKAQAVAARSYALAHLARPANKFWHLGDTTRWQAYRGLTSVNGRTTEAAARTNGLILSYQGGIVESLYAANSQITLEAHGHLGASMSQEGAQELALAGRRYNEILGHYYRGASLARLQIGGAN, translated from the coding sequence ATGAACTGGCCGGCAGGGCAGCAGTTGGTGGCACAGGGCGCACGTGCCCTGCGTCCGTTGAAGCTCGGCAGCGAGCGGCTGGCGCGACGCCTGCAGCGGACTCTCAGCCCTCAACGCCGCACCACGCTGCTGCTCACCACACCCTTGAGCGTGGTGGCTCTGGGTATCGGCTTCTATGCCCAATCGTTCAGCCAGCCGAAGCCCGACCTTGACGCACGAGTGATGGAGGCGCTGCTGCCGGCCAGCACCACCGGTGAAGCCACCGACCCGGCGGGGGAGGAGAGCCGCCTGCGGGCGATCGAAGCGCGCCGCGCCCAGCAGCCTCCCGCTCCGGCCCAGCTGCCGGATGCCCCCGCCTCCCTGGTGGAACCGGCCGCTGGCCGCCCGGTTCCGCTTGAGGTGCGGGTGGCCCTGCTGCGTCAGGCCGGCCAGCCCAGCTTTTCGGCCACCGGCCCCTGGTGGCTGCGCAACGGCGACGGGCAGGTGCTGGCCCAGGGTCAGGCCCGCAGCCCTGTCGATCTCAGCGCCGGCACCGGCGCCAACGATCTCTGGTTGGACACCGCACCCGGGGAAGCGTTGCTGGTGAACGGCCAGCCGTACACCGGTCGCCTGCGTCTGCTGGCGGAGCGGGGAGGCATCACACCGATCAATCACCTGCCACTGGAGGCCTACATCGCCTCGGTGGTGGGGGCGGAAATGCCCACGTCCTGGTCGATGGAGGCCCTCAAGGCCCAGGCGGTGGCGGCCCGCTCCTACGCCCTGGCCCACCTGGCCCGACCGGCCAATAAGTTCTGGCATCTGGGGGACACCACCCGCTGGCAGGCCTACCGGGGCCTCACCTCGGTGAATGGCCGCACCACCGAAGCTGCCGCGCGCACCAACGGCTTAATCCTCAGCTACCAGGGGGGCATTGTGGAAAGCCTGTATGCGGCCAACAGCCAGATCACGCTGGAAGCGCACGGGCACCTGGGAGCGAGCATGAGCCAGGAAGGCGCCCAGGAACTGGCCCTCGCGGGCCGGCGTTACAACGAGATCCTGGGCCACTACTACCGTGGGGCCTCGCTGGCACGCCTGCAGATCGGTGGAGCGAACTGA